A window of the Ammospiza nelsoni isolate bAmmNel1 chromosome 29, bAmmNel1.pri, whole genome shotgun sequence genome harbors these coding sequences:
- the SLC25A11 gene encoding mitochondrial 2-oxoglutarate/malate carrier protein — protein MAAVPAAERPKTSPKSVKFLFGGLAGMGATVFVQPLDLVKNRMQLSGAGAKGREYRTSLHALGSILRHEGLRGIYTGLSAGLLRQATYTTTRLGIYSVLLERFGGADGTPPPFLAKAAMGMTAGAAGAFVGTPAEVALIRMTADGRLPPGERRGYHNVFDALVRMAREEGVFTLWRGCIPTMARAVVVNAAQLASYSQSKQFLLDSGHFRDDILCHFCASMISGLVTTAASMPVDIVKTRIQNMRTIDGKPEYRNGLDVLLKVVRYEGFFSLWKGFTPYYARLGPHTVLTFIFLEQMNKWYQRLFLTA, from the exons ATGGCGGCGGTACCGGCAGCCGAGAGGCCCAAGACCTCCCCGAAATCCGTCAAGTTTCTTTTCGGCGGCCTGGCCGG gatGGGGGCCACGGTGTTCGTGCAGCCCCTGGACCTGGTGAAGAACCGGATGCAGctgagcggggctggggccaaGGGCCGGGAGTACCGGACATCCCTGCATGCCCTGGGCTCCATTCTGCGCCACGAGGGGCTGAGGGGCATCTACACCGG gcTGTCGGCGGGGCTGCTACGCCAGGCCACCTACACCACCACCCGCCTGGGCATCTACAGCGTCCTCCTGGAGCGTTTTGGGGGGGCTGACGGGACCCCCCCTCCCTTCCTGGCCAAAGCAGCCATGGGCATGAccgcgggggctgcgggggctTTCGTGGGGACCCCGGCTGAGGTGGCGCTCATTCGCATGACAGCTGATGGCAG GCTACCCCCCGGCGAGCGCCGTGGGTACCACAACGTGTTCGACGCCCTCGTGAGGATGGCGAGGGAGGAGGGGGTGTTCACGCTGTGGAGG ggctgcatCCCCACCATGGCCCGTGCCGTGGTGGTCAACGCCGCCCAGCTCGCCTCCTACTCCCAATCCAAACAATTCTTGCTGGACTCCG GGCATTTCCGTGACGACATCCTGTGCCACTTCTGCGCCAGCATGATCAGCGGGCTGGTGACCACGGCTGCCTCCATGCCCGTGGACATCGTCAAGACCCG GATCCAGAACATGAGGACAATAGATGGGAAACCCGAGTACCGCAACGGGCTG gaCGTGCTGCTGAAGGTGGTGCGCTACGAGGGCTTCTTCAGCCTCTGGAAGGGCTTCACCCCCTACTACGCCCGCCTGGGCCCCCACACCGTGCTCACCTTCATCTTCCTCGAGCAGATGAACAAGTGGTACCAGCGGCTCTTCCTCACAGCCTGA
- the PSMB6 gene encoding proteasome subunit beta type-6: protein MAAVTVWEPRAGTGPAGLHREWTAEPVSTGTTIMAVEFDGGVVIGADSRTTTGAYIANRVTDKLTPVHDRIFCCRSGSAADTQAVADAVAYQLAFHSVELEEPPRVRTAARLFQQSCYRYREELSAGIIVAGWDPRRGGQVYVVPMGGLLLRQPFAVGGSGSSYIYGFLDATFQPGMSRSQCQEFVARGLALAMVRDGSSGGVIRLAAITEEGVERTVLAGSDLPWGDGGPAV from the exons ATGGCGGCGGTGACGGTGTGGGAGCCGCGGGCCGGGACGGGCCCCGCCGGGCTGCACCGGGAATGGACGGCGGAGCCCGTCAGCACCGGC aCCACCATCATGGCCGTGGAGTTCGATGGAGGTGTCGTGATAGGGGCCGACTCCAGAACCACTACCGG ggcctACATCGCCAACCGTGTGACGGACAAACTGACGCCTGTCCACGACCGCATCTTCTGCTGCCGCTCGGGCTCAGCGGCCGACACACAGGCGGTGGCCGACGCCGTGGCCTACCAGCTGGCCTTCCACAG CGTGGAGCTGGAGGAGCCGCCGCGGGTGCGCACGGCCGCACGCctcttccagcagagctgctacCGCTACCGTGAGGAGCTGAGTGCCGGCATCATCGTGGCAGGCTGGGACCCGCGCCGGGGGGGACAG GTGTACGTGGTGCCCATGGGAGGGCTCCTCCTGCGCCAGCCCTTCGCCGTGGGGGGCTCAGGCAGCTCCTACATCTATGGATTCCTGGATGCCACGTTCCAGCCTGGCATGAGCCGCTCCCAGTGCCAGGAATTCGTCGCCCGTG GCCTGGCCCTGGCGATGGTGAGGGATGGCTCCAGCGGGGGTGTCATCAGGCTGGCAGCCATCACAGAGGAGGGGGTGGAACGGACAGTCCTGGCTGGATCAGACCTGCCCTGGGGTGATGGTGGCCCCGCTGTGTGA